A window from Longibacter salinarum encodes these proteins:
- the murB gene encoding UDP-N-acetylmuramate dehydrogenase gives MSTPPIPAPALDALRDLFGADRVKQNVPLAPFTTFQLGGPADVYVEAQTDDELAQAIRIAREHDVHFFLLGMGANVLVGDQGFRGLVIRNAATHTEIDADAGTLWAESGAIMYPTVINQAINAGLSGLEHYAGIPSTVGGALWQNLHFLSPAPARERTMFIEEVLQEADILTESNERRTVGVDYFEFGYDDSILHHRDDVVLSATFQLDAGDPERMREIVEQNLEWRSLRHPPLDTEPSVGSIFKKIEGIGAGRLIDECGLKGAKIGGARVTHRHANIFVNDGGATAADLIGLIQYVQRVVEEKTGYRLETEIGFIGQFDEPSEETPTFVPKDPDLVTAADLAKKRQAQANS, from the coding sequence GTGTCGACTCCCCCTATTCCTGCCCCCGCCCTTGACGCACTGCGAGATCTGTTCGGTGCCGATCGCGTCAAGCAAAACGTCCCCCTCGCCCCCTTCACGACCTTCCAGCTTGGCGGACCTGCTGATGTGTATGTCGAAGCTCAAACCGACGACGAGCTTGCACAAGCCATTCGCATTGCCCGTGAGCACGACGTCCACTTTTTCCTGTTAGGGATGGGAGCGAACGTTCTCGTGGGCGATCAAGGCTTTCGGGGCCTTGTGATTCGCAATGCGGCCACGCACACTGAGATTGATGCGGATGCAGGGACGCTCTGGGCCGAAAGCGGGGCAATCATGTACCCAACCGTGATCAATCAGGCGATCAACGCCGGACTGAGCGGCCTCGAACACTACGCGGGCATTCCATCTACGGTTGGCGGCGCTCTCTGGCAGAACCTGCACTTCCTCTCCCCTGCGCCGGCACGCGAGCGCACGATGTTTATCGAAGAGGTCCTTCAGGAGGCCGACATCCTGACGGAATCGAATGAACGCCGGACGGTGGGCGTCGACTACTTCGAGTTCGGCTACGACGACTCCATCCTTCACCACCGCGACGACGTCGTACTGTCGGCCACCTTCCAACTCGACGCGGGTGACCCGGAACGGATGCGGGAGATTGTCGAGCAAAATTTGGAGTGGCGCTCCCTCCGTCATCCACCGCTCGATACGGAGCCCAGCGTCGGATCCATCTTCAAGAAGATCGAGGGCATCGGCGCGGGCCGCCTCATCGATGAATGCGGCCTGAAAGGCGCGAAAATTGGTGGCGCACGCGTGACCCACCGACACGCCAATATCTTCGTCAACGACGGCGGCGCAACGGCCGCGGATCTGATCGGACTGATCCAGTACGTTCAACGCGTTGTCGAAGAGAAGACGGGGTATCGTCTGGAGACGGAAATCGGATTCATCGGTCAGTTCGATGAGCCCTCCGAGGAAACACCGACGTTTGTGCCGAAAGACCCGGACCTCGTTACCGCAGCCGACCTCGCAAAGAAGCGACAGGCCCAGGCGAACAGCTAA